In Microcoleus sp. FACHB-831, the following proteins share a genomic window:
- a CDS encoding YkgJ family cysteine cluster protein, translating into MATWRCVKQCGACCHLDPAERPDLDEYLSFEELQLYLSMVGQDGWCVNFDRDSRECRIYADRPRFCRVLPDVFEELYGVESPELNDFAIECCRQQIEGVYGDRSLEMIRFDREVGI; encoded by the coding sequence ATGGCAACTTGGCGGTGTGTTAAGCAATGCGGAGCCTGCTGTCATCTAGATCCAGCCGAGCGTCCGGACTTGGATGAGTATCTCTCCTTTGAAGAGTTGCAGCTTTATTTAAGTATGGTTGGTCAAGACGGCTGGTGCGTAAATTTCGATCGCGACAGCCGCGAATGCCGGATTTACGCCGATAGACCGCGATTTTGCCGGGTTCTGCCGGATGTGTTCGAGGAATTGTACGGTGTTGAGTCACCAGAGTTGAACGACTTTGCGATTGAGTGTTGTCGCCAGCAGATTGAGGGGGTTTATGGCGATCGCAGTTTAGAAATGATCCGCTTTGATAGAGAAGTTGGTATCTGA
- a CDS encoding TMEM165/GDT1 family protein: MKTSALPPTLTTLEPPCDTAPQVKPATPRAMAQPGSFKQGFWGVFGSTFLTIFLAEMGDKTQVATLLMSAQSQSPAIVFAGAATALIATSLVGVLLGRWLATRISPKTLNSAAAVSLLFIAASLFWEILQF; the protein is encoded by the coding sequence GTGAAAACTTCCGCTTTGCCTCCTACCCTCACTACCTTAGAGCCTCCCTGCGACACTGCACCTCAAGTTAAACCAGCTACACCTAGAGCGATGGCTCAACCAGGAAGTTTTAAGCAAGGCTTCTGGGGAGTGTTCGGCTCTACGTTCTTAACCATCTTTCTGGCAGAAATGGGCGACAAAACCCAGGTGGCAACTCTGCTGATGAGCGCCCAATCCCAATCACCTGCGATCGTTTTTGCTGGTGCGGCGACGGCACTTATAGCTACCAGCTTAGTTGGGGTACTTTTAGGGCGATGGTTGGCAACTCGGATTTCTCCTAAAACGCTGAACTCGGCGGCTGCGGTAAGTTTGCTGTTTATTGCCGCATCGCTATTCTGGGAAATATTGCAATTTTAG
- a CDS encoding TMEM165/GDT1 family protein, whose product MNWQLLGISFITVFLAEIGDKSSLAAIALGGSSKFPRAVFLGSVTALILASLLGVLAGEGAAELLPARLVKAIAAIGFTVMAVRLLWPSAEVPEELEETP is encoded by the coding sequence ATGAACTGGCAGCTTCTAGGAATCAGTTTCATCACAGTATTTTTAGCCGAAATTGGAGATAAAAGCAGTCTGGCAGCGATCGCCCTCGGTGGTAGCTCCAAATTTCCTCGCGCTGTGTTTCTCGGCTCTGTGACAGCACTGATTCTGGCTAGCTTGTTGGGAGTTTTGGCGGGGGAAGGAGCAGCAGAGTTATTGCCTGCGCGTCTGGTGAAAGCGATCGCCGCTATTGGCTTTACTGTAATGGCGGTGCGGCTGCTGTGGCCTTCTGCCGAAGTGCCCGAAGAACTGGAAGAAACGCCCTAA
- a CDS encoding DUF4149 domain-containing protein: protein MAAISGIELKRPAWQNTVMLALGFWLSGSLVLDLVIMPTLYATGMMSGAGFATAAYAIFWIFNRIELLCAALVLTGLLVLKHNQNTSSQEGRRSVLLSLLLLAIAIIYTYFLTPQMSAMGMQLNLFEPTATPAAMTTMHGSYWILEALKLIGCGTLLGWCYRKFNFN, encoded by the coding sequence ATGGCCGCTATCTCTGGCATTGAATTAAAGCGACCAGCATGGCAAAATACCGTCATGCTTGCCCTGGGCTTCTGGCTGAGTGGCAGTCTGGTTTTAGACTTAGTGATCATGCCCACTCTTTACGCTACGGGCATGATGAGCGGAGCAGGGTTCGCAACAGCAGCATATGCAATTTTCTGGATTTTTAATCGCATCGAGCTACTGTGTGCAGCCTTGGTGTTGACAGGTTTATTGGTTCTGAAACATAATCAAAATACTTCTAGTCAAGAAGGCCGCAGGTCGGTTTTATTATCCCTGCTGCTTCTGGCGATCGCAATCATCTATACCTACTTTTTAACCCCTCAAATGAGTGCTATGGGGATGCAGTTAAATCTGTTCGAGCCAACTGCTACACCTGCGGCAATGACGACCATGCACGGAAGCTACTGGATATTAGAAGCGCTGAAGCTGATAGGATGCGGCACGCTTCTAGGCTGGTGCTACCGCAAGTTTAATTTTAATTAA
- a CDS encoding DUF2808 domain-containing protein, whose translation MRGSTIFAATLAVTAGLWGVSTPPTRAIQLADGTVHFEKAPELVAATTTFNSVDVWGATYFFTIAVPFNAGEPLQRVTIAQIEGLDNIRYNLKDSYAFEGKRSREGKKVKLGEVSIDRDKRTVSVNFDPPVPPGKTVTIALRPVRNPFSSGVYLFGVTAFPAGEKAYGLYLGVGRMHFYRRGGFFGFY comes from the coding sequence ATGCGTGGCTCAACCATATTCGCAGCGACCCTAGCAGTAACCGCAGGTCTTTGGGGGGTATCTACCCCACCAACAAGGGCAATTCAGCTCGCAGATGGAACAGTCCACTTTGAGAAGGCTCCTGAATTAGTTGCAGCCACAACCACGTTTAACAGCGTTGATGTGTGGGGTGCGACGTACTTTTTTACCATCGCTGTGCCTTTCAATGCAGGCGAACCGTTGCAACGAGTGACAATCGCGCAAATCGAAGGATTAGATAATATCCGATATAACCTGAAAGACAGCTACGCCTTTGAGGGGAAGCGATCGCGTGAAGGGAAGAAAGTAAAACTAGGAGAAGTAAGCATAGATCGCGACAAGCGCACGGTTTCGGTCAACTTTGACCCGCCAGTGCCACCAGGTAAAACCGTTACGATCGCGCTTCGTCCCGTCCGCAACCCGTTTTCCAGTGGCGTGTATCTTTTTGGCGTCACGGCTTTTCCGGCTGGTGAGAAAGCCTACGGTTTATATTTGGGTGTCGGACGCATGCACTTCTACCGACGAGGGGGCTTTTTTGGTTTTTATTAA